The following is a genomic window from Bombus fervidus isolate BK054 chromosome 15, iyBomFerv1, whole genome shotgun sequence.
GAGAGAGTAGATAAAGATATGtgatatgtaatataaaaatagtaggGGTCGTGATACCCTGATAATCAAGATATTACGGCCAACGACAGCGTGCTGATAATGATATAGCACTGGAGAACTGGTCACCACGTCGAACTCACCATTGGGCGATACCCAGCACCAGTCGTAGCTGCCATAGGCTGTGGTGTCCATCCTCCAGCTGGGCCACCAGTTTTAGCAGCGTTTTTGGGGGAATTCCATTGCATACCcctaaaagaaacaaaaatactaCTTTCCGGTCTCCAAGATCAAGTCTTCAAAAAATTTTGTACACCTTACTTGACTTGCTGCTGCGCACTTTTGTTGATTGTCAGATTTTGAGCAAGACTAGCAAGGCTGCTATCCAAATCTCCAGTCAGGACTTTGCCAGTGGATGTTGCATTCTGCTGTTGTCCTGCtgctgaaatattattatctcCAGCTACAGTGGTAGGCATCAGCATCATGCCCAAACTGTCAAAACCTAAGCAACATCTACATCAGCCAAAGCCCCATCAAGCATAACCCAAGGTTACATGTTCCTATTGCACATTGAATGATACACAAAGAGGGACCAAATTTTCGAACATAAAAAAGCATGGGTTTCGATAAAAACAATGGTAAAATTGAACTACTTGCAATTAACTgggataaattataataaaataaaataacatatcctttataattttatatatgaaatttacaacatttGCAAGTACGTAACTCTGGAAATGCCATGCTTTTTACTTTAATAGAGTATACCAGTGCGAATACGTGTATCATTATCTTGACTAAAGGTAATATACATTCATTTATCATTGTATTATAtggaataaatatacaatatatagtcATTTAATTCCTTGCAGTTTAATTTGAAGTATCGACTTATTAATATCCAActgcaaaaaattaaaaatagtaggagaaaaatgtaaagaaaaaggaatatttcaaatatatacacAATCTATTGGATATATTATGCATTGGTAATTAAATAGTAAATTCAGGTAGTACTTACAATATATCTctacatttttcaaaaaaataatttgtaaaaattttccaaagacATCATGCCAGTACCAGCAGGTATACACCCAAGCATTACAAATGCGTTAAATAATCAACCTTTATGAACAATTCAGTGAAAATCTACTTCACAAACCAAGAACAGATACACAAATCACTGATGCTGTATATCTCTGAGCTTGTACTTTTGTGACAAATTTTAAACTGGTATTACAAATTTGCTTTCCCTCTCTATATTATTCcagaattattatatcattatataattgtaaaacatTAATAATACAAGATTGATTCACTTCTTTATATTACCTCTAAATTACTAGATCCCCTTTTTTACACTAAAATACCGGAAACATTAATCCTTTCACAACCAAATGTTTGGAAGCTATAGAAGCAAAGATCTTTTTGGTcgatcattaaaaaaatattcttttttgtcTTTATAAGGAAGATGTACCGTATTAAAATtagttttaatgaaaatagatGCAGTTATCACTTAACCCCATTATGCCTATCATTCttccaaaaatattattttattattattattaatttttgacCAACTTAAGTCAGGTATGCAACTATTTGTGGATGGTAGTGTAcataaaattagtaaaattcaatattgatagaaaattcttgataatgaaatatagattccacaaaaaattgtacaaatattataaagatgGAATTTCACCTTATCGTGCTTTTCTGTAGTCTTcattttaaagtataacattgCTTATATGTAACATCTAGTGTGAAAGAGTTAATCATAAGGTACACAAGAGTACACAGGCTCATGAGGACCACTGGGAAGCATCACTGATTCCTTTGACATGCAAACTGATGATAGTCATCTATACATTCCCGTCACCTGAGGTCGGCTGCTTAGCCGGAGAACCGTACCCCGCCGGGACTTGGGTTGGGATACCGTAGCCGACCATCGGCCCTCCAGGCATGACCGGTTGCCCGGTGGCAGCCATATTCGCAGCCATATCGAACATGCCAAAACCTTGTTGCATAGGTTGCTGTGCTTGTTGCGCGGCGGTTGGTAGTTGTTGAGATATAGGTGCCGGTCTTGACGGAGACCCGCCCAGTGCCATACGAATGCTATCATTCAGATCGTCGAACGCGCTCTTACTTGGAGCGGCGGCGGTGGTACTCGACGTTCCAGTGGATAGTTTCCCAGCTGCCGCTCCGGACATTGTAGGCGAGGTTGGTCTAGGTGTACCGTTCATCGCTGTCGCGGGAGGCGGCGGTCTGGGAGGCGGCGTGGCAGTGGACTTACCGGAGGTCAGAGTCACAGAGGATGCCGCCTCCACGGCGGCGTCCCCAGCGACACCCTCCGCGGTCCTGAGCACTGCAGAGTCGCCCCCAAAGAGATCTGCCTGGCCGCCAGCACTGAACAGGTCTCCGCCGATCTGCCCTTGTTGCTGGCCATCGCCACCGCTCACATTAGCGGCAACGTTTGCGGCACTCTGCTCGAAGAGACCGAAAGCGGCTGCGTTTGACTGCGTTGACTGGGAACCAAGGGAAGGGAAGTCGGACATAAAAGGATTTGGTACGGATCCGGCCGTTCCTGGAGCACCAGCTTGCGCAGAAATCAAGGTGCATCGATTATTAGCGTTTTCACTTTCTCAATGCGGGGTTAATTGCATTTTTACTCGCGGGGGTCTGATATGCTTTCTGACTACATTACTTGTCGTGCCTTGTCCTAACACGTGCACGCTGCATTGAAGATGATACTATAGGTGACTGTACACGTGTCTGACAATAAAGTTCTTGAATCTGCCCGATTAATAGAATACTCTGATATATTTCTCAATGAAGGCTTGTTGAATTTTGTATGAAAAGGTAAACTTTATTGTTACATCATGTAGTCTATGGATCTGTAGTAAGAAGCATGGTCGTTATTCGCATATGAAGATCACAGGTAAAAAACATGATAAGCACAATTTTGACgaatttctgattttaatgCCACTTTATGATCAAACAGATCTAACAAATCTGTTAGTCTCAaagatgttaatcctttaaaaatatctaataagTTGATAAAGTTTTATGGGAgctaaaaattgtaattattaagacAACATTTTCATatctacaatatttttatgttacaatgaggagtattttgaaaattgtgaAAGGAACAAAAAACACATGCTTAACTCCAGAACCAAATGAAAAGACAATTTTGGTAACATGAAAGCATACTAAATGTTATAACTGCTTTCCTATAAAAAGCAGGAATGTGATTTATTATACTCCTCGATAGTTTtcatattctttaaataacaATGCCTCTTATTACATTAGCAATACTATGATACTTGAGAGGTTAACCCCAAAGGTTTTTGAAGAATTCATTTTGAGAGTGATCACAAAATAAAAACTACCCACTGTATCCAAAGATTCAATTTAACCGAATTGTTCTTGGCATATTGCTacaacctttttttttttaggattAACTTGCCCAGGCATCGTCAATGAATCTAAACTATTTAGTAAGATGCAAATGTATGATACAAAATCTGAAGCAAGAAATCCTTCACCATAAAAAGAGatgaatatatacatgtacagtGTGAAtgtgaaaaaaagaagatacagTGCACTTGATAAGTGAGAGATTAAAAATCTTTATCTCGTAAACCAGCGAGATAGGTTGAATCAAATACTCACCAGATTTCGAGTCTTGATTACCAAATACGGAAGAGAAACTGTTATCTGTAACAAAGTTATTATTTGCTGGGGGCACTGCGGCGAAACCTAcaaatcaaaaaataaaaacagacCGATGAAATAACATAAAGAACATAATCATCGTACAATAATCGccaaataaaaatgtacaatgataataaataaaagagaacaaaAGGTTTAGTATCGTTTTTGTTCTATTATAAGATacaataataacataattaattaaattatataaaataaaatactcatATTTACCGTTACCGTTAGTCATCCACATATTGTTCTGCGTTTGTGCGGTCGATGCAGTTGCAGGCTGTGGCGCTCCGAACATATCCGCGAAAGGATTCCCTGCTAATTGGAGCAGATCGTCTGACGCTTTTTGCGGCTGAAAACAACAAAGtgtaatttataaagaaattatcatGGAGACAGAGGACATTATGTATTCTAAAAAGAGGAATGTTCCTAGTTACCTGACTTTCAGCTGTCGTTGTCGTTGATGGTGAACTGAATAGATCTACTATTGGTTGATTAGCGTTGTTGGTCGGTGAACTGAGGAAGGGATTCGTACTAGGTCCGCTCGATGGGGATTGCACTTTTGCCTAGAATAAGGAAATCAGGTCAGCTATGGAATCAAtagttttttataataactgAGCCCTTTAGTCTTACAATCTAACTACAATAAATGAAGACCACATGGAAAAACATGGTAAATCCATATAAAATTGTTGGTTTTTATGACTTCTATGACACTTGGTAGTTAAAaagaagtattttaatatgaaatagcTGAAGAAGAGAATAACATGATAGATCCAAAACTATAAGCTTTTCGAAAATCCATAATAAATCCATAATGTTTTgtaagaaacgaataatattaatataattgttatCTTAGCttaacttaattaatattaagctgcataattaatatctttaatatctttgaaatgtTCAAGAGGATTATCAAATGAAAAGGTAGTTTTAACGTAGAATTGGTTGACAACgtattgaattataaaattgctcTTCTATAAAAGACAGGAAATGTGACTTATCACGTGTTTCACATGTGgtcttcgaataaaaaatctttCAGTACCTTGTACTGATTCATAGCAGCCTCCTCTTCCGCGAGGGCTTGCTGCCGCAGTGCTTCATCGATATGTCCATTTCCGGCATGGTCGAGGCGATTATTACTGGCTGCTGTTCCAAACGCAGTACTGGTGGAAGACAGGGCGGACACTCCCGACTTTACATTCGTTCTATTGCTGCTCGGGTAATGATTGGGCGATGGATGTGTGTCGATGGAGTGGTGTGGATTCACACaggaggaaaaaaggaagaaaagccATTTTCAGCAGCGAAGATAAGTGTGGCCGTAGGAGCGAAAAAGGAGCGAAAAAGGAGCGAAAAGGAACGTTGATCATTGAAAACAAaggagaagacaaagaaaaaaaaaagaaacagtgtAGTACGTATAAAGATAACAACGATGTGTAAAAAATTCAGCTACTCAGTGCTCTTTCACCCAAACGTACATACAGATATGctccataaatatataattattgtacaTGCGTAACGCtagctttctttcttttatccaCAGATATTAATGTGTTCtttttatacacatatatctTTCACTACGTACGTTTTCAAATGAACTCACACAAGCAATTAAGTTGAGTAATACTACCTAACATGTCTTACaatagaaacgaaaaagaaggaaggaaaaaagaaacaaaaaacacacacgcacacacttTCTCGTTTGCTACTGCTACGGTACGCACGCTTATATACAG
Proteins encoded in this region:
- the Lap gene encoding phosphatidylinositol-binding clathrin assembly protein lap isoform X11; this encodes MAGQTINDRLLAARHSIAGQGLAKAVCKATTEEMIGPKKKHLEYLVRCTNEPNVSIPQLANLLIERSQNTNWTVVFKALITVHHMLCYGNERFTQYLASSNSTFQLSNFLDKSGVQAGARIGYDMSPFIRRYAKYLNEKALSYRTVAFDFCKVKRGKDDRTLRTMNAEKLLKTLPVLQSQLDALLEFDCTANDLTNGVINMAFMLLFRDLIRLFACYNDGIINLLEKYFDMNKKQCREALDLYKKFLIRMDRVGEFLKVAENVGIDKGDIPDLTKAPSSLLDALEQHLASLEGKKGSAANTPTQSASNRTNVKSGVSALSSTSTAFGTAASNNRLDHAGNGHIDEALRQQALAEEEAAMNQYKAKVQSPSSGPSTNPFLSSPTNNANQPIVDLFSSPSTTTTAESQPQKASDDLLQLAGNPFADMFGAPQPATASTAQTQNNMWMTNGNGFAAVPPANNNFVTDNSFSSVFGNQDSKSAGAPGTAGSVPNPFMSDFPSLGSQSTQSNAAAFGLFEQSAANVAANVSGGDGQQQGQIGGDLFSAGGQADLFGGDSAVLRTAEGVAGDAAVEAASSVTLTSGKSTATPPPRPPPPATAMNGTPRPTSPTMSGAAAGKLSTGTSSTTAAAPSKSAFDDLNDSIRMALGGSPSRPAPISQQLPTAAQQAQQPMQQGFGMFDMAANMAATGQPVMPGGPMVGYGIPTQVPAGYGSPAKQPTSGFDSLGMMLMPTTVAGDNNISAAGQQQNATSTGKVLTGDLDSSLASLAQNLTINKSAQQQVKGMQWNSPKNAAKTGGPAGGWTPQPMAATTGAGYRPMGQGMTQLPSTAMGFPPHTAPLEF
- the Lap gene encoding phosphatidylinositol-binding clathrin assembly protein lap isoform X3 gives rise to the protein MAGQTINDRLLAARHSIAGQGLAKAVCKATTEEMIGPKKKHLEYLVRCTNEPNVSIPQLANLLIERSQNTNWTVVFKALITVHHMLCYGNERFTQYLASSNSTFQLSNFLDKSGVQAGARIGYDMSPFIRRYAKYLNEKALSYRTVAFDFCKVKRGKDDRTLRTMNAEKLLKTLPVLQSQLDALLEFDCTANDLTNGVINMAFMLLFRDLIRLFACYNDGIINLLEKYFDMNKKQCREALDLYKKFLIRMDRVGEFLKVAENVGIDKGDIPDLTKAPSSLLDALEQHLASLEGKKGSAANTPTQSASNRTNVKSGVSALSSTSTAFGTAASNNRLDHAGNGHIDEALRQQALAEEEAAMNQYKAKVQSPSSGPSTNPFLSSPTNNANQPIVDLFSSPSTTTTAESQPQKASDDLLQLAGNPFADMFGAPQPATASTAQTQNNMWMTNGFAAVPPANNNFVTDNSFSSVFGNQDSKSAGAPGTAGSVPNPFMSDFPSLGSQSTQSNAAAFGLFEQSAANVAANVSGGDGQQQGQIGGDLFSAGGQADLFGGDSAVLRTAEGVAGDAAVEAASSVTLTSGKSTATPPPRPPPPATAMNGTPRPTSPTMSGAAAGKLSTGTSSTTAAAPSKSAFDDLNDSIRMALGGSPSRPAPISQQLPTAAQQAQQPMQQGFGMFDMAANMAATGQPVMPGGPMVGYGIPTQVPAGYGSPAKQPTSGFDSLGMMLMPTTVAGDNNISAAGQQQNATSTGKVLTGDLDSSLASLAQNLTINKSAQQQVKGMQWNSPKNAAKTGGPAGGWTPQPMAATTGAGYRPMGQGMTQLPSTAMGFPPHTAPLGMQGVPMGMQGMQGMRPMMSTMPGGPGGIMVSGGAASMMMPSTNPMMGANLQQQPQPQQQQQQSQAVQQPQNNQVQLDPFGAL
- the Lap gene encoding phosphatidylinositol-binding clathrin assembly protein lap isoform X9 — protein: MAGQTINDRLLAARHSIAGQGLAKAVCKATTEEMIGPKKKHLEYLVRCTNEPNVSIPQLANLLIERSQNTNWTVVFKALITVHHMLCYGNERFTQYLASSNSTFQLSNFLDKSGVQAGARIGYDMSPFIRRYAKYLNEKALSYRTVAFDFCKVKRGKDDRTLRTMNAEKLLKTLPVLQSQLDALLEFDCTANDLTNGVINMAFMLLFRDLIRLFACYNDGIINLLEKYFDMNKKQCREALDLYKKFLIRMDRVGEFLKVAENVGIDKGDIPDLTKAPSSLLDALEQHLASLEGKKGSAANTPTQSASNRTNVKSGVSALSSTSTAFGTAASNNRLDHAGNGHIDEALRQQALAEEEAAMNQYKAKVQSPSSGPSTNPFLSSPTNNANQPIVDLFSSPSTTTTAESQPQKASDDLLQLAGNPFADMFGAPQPATASTAQTQNNMWMTNGNGFAAVPPANNNFVTDNSFSSVFGNQDSKSAGAPGTAGSVPNPFMSDFPSLGSQSTQSNAAAFGLFEQSAANVAANVSGGDGQQQGQIGGDLFSAGGQADLFGGDSAVLRTAEGVAGDAAVEAASSVTLTSGKSTATPPPRPPPPATAMNGTPRPTSPTMSGAAAGKLSTGTSSTTAAAPSKSAFDDLNDSIRMALGGSPSRPAPISQQLPTAAQQAQQPMQQGFGMFDMAANMAATGQPVMPGGPMVGYGIPTQVPAGYGSPAKQPTSGFDSLGMMLMPTTVAGDNNISAAGQQQNATSTGKVLTGDLDSSLASLAQNLTINKSAQQQVKGMQWNSPKNAAKTGGPAGGWTPQPMAATTGAGYRPMGMQGVPMGMQGMQGMRPMMSTMPGGPGGIMVSGGAASMMMPSTNPMMGANLQQQPQPQQQQQQSQAVQQPQNNQVQLDPFGAL
- the Lap gene encoding phosphatidylinositol-binding clathrin assembly protein lap isoform X6, coding for MAGQTINDRLLAARHSIAGQGLAKAVCKATTEEMIGPKKKHLEYLVRCTNEPNVSIPQLANLLIERSQNTNWTVVFKALITVHHMLCYGNERFTQYLASSNSTFQLSNFLDKSGVQAGARIGYDMSPFIRRYAKYLNEKALSYRTVAFDFCKVKRGKDDRTLRTMNAEKLLKTLPVLQSQLDALLEFDCTANDLTNGVINMAFMLLFRDLIRLFACYNDGIINLLEKYFDMNKKQCREALDLYKKFLIRMDRVGEFLKVAENVGIDKGDIPDLTKAPSSLLDALEQHLASLEGKKGSAANTPTQSASNRTNVKSGVSALSSTSTAFGTAASNNRLDHAGNGHIDEALRQQALAEEEAAMNQYKAKVQSPSSGPSTNPFLSSPTNNANQPIVDLFSSPSTTTTAESQPQKASDDLLQLAGNPFADMFGAPQPATASTAQTQNNMWMTNDNSFSSVFGNQDSKSAGAPGTAGSVPNPFMSDFPSLGSQSTQSNAAAFGLFEQSAANVAANVSGGDGQQQGQIGGDLFSAGGQADLFGGDSAVLRTAEGVAGDAAVEAASSVTLTSGKSTATPPPRPPPPATAMNGTPRPTSPTMSGAAAGKLSTGTSSTTAAAPSKSAFDDLNDSIRMALGGSPSRPAPISQQLPTAAQQAQQPMQQGFGMFDMAANMAATGQPVMPGGPMVGYGIPTQVPAGYGSPAKQPTSGFDSLGMMLMPTTVAGDNNISAAGQQQNATSTGKVLTGDLDSSLASLAQNLTINKSAQQQVKGMQWNSPKNAAKTGGPAGGWTPQPMAATTGAGYRPMGQGMTQLPSTAMGFPPHTAPLGMQGVPMGMQGMQGMRPMMSTMPGGPGGIMVSGGAASMMMPSTNPMMGANLQQQPQPQQQQQQSQAVQQPQNNQVQLDPFGAL
- the Lap gene encoding phosphatidylinositol-binding clathrin assembly protein lap isoform X4, which encodes MAGQTINDRLLAARHSIAGQGLAKAVCKATTEEMIGPKKKHLEYLVRCTNEPNVSIPQLANLLIERSQNTNWTVVFKALITVHHMLCYGNERFTQYLASSNSTFQLSNFLDKSGVQGYDMSPFIRRYAKYLNEKALSYRTVAFDFCKVKRGKDDRTLRTMNAEKLLKTLPVLQSQLDALLEFDCTANDLTNGVINMAFMLLFRDLIRLFACYNDGIINLLEKYFDMNKKQCREALDLYKKFLIRMDRVGEFLKVAENVGIDKGDIPDLTKAPSSLLDALEQHLASLEGKKGSAANTPTQSASNRTNVKSGVSALSSTSTAFGTAASNNRLDHAGNGHIDEALRQQALAEEEAAMNQYKAKVQSPSSGPSTNPFLSSPTNNANQPIVDLFSSPSTTTTAESQPQKASDDLLQLAGNPFADMFGAPQPATASTAQTQNNMWMTNGNGFAAVPPANNNFVTDNSFSSVFGNQDSKSAGAPGTAGSVPNPFMSDFPSLGSQSTQSNAAAFGLFEQSAANVAANVSGGDGQQQGQIGGDLFSAGGQADLFGGDSAVLRTAEGVAGDAAVEAASSVTLTSGKSTATPPPRPPPPATAMNGTPRPTSPTMSGAAAGKLSTGTSSTTAAAPSKSAFDDLNDSIRMALGGSPSRPAPISQQLPTAAQQAQQPMQQGFGMFDMAANMAATGQPVMPGGPMVGYGIPTQVPAGYGSPAKQPTSGFDSLGMMLMPTTVAGDNNISAAGQQQNATSTGKVLTGDLDSSLASLAQNLTINKSAQQQVKGMQWNSPKNAAKTGGPAGGWTPQPMAATTGAGYRPMGQGMTQLPSTAMGFPPHTAPLGMQGVPMGMQGMQGMRPMMSTMPGGPGGIMVSGGAASMMMPSTNPMMGANLQQQPQPQQQQQQSQAVQQPQNNQVQLDPFGAL
- the Lap gene encoding phosphatidylinositol-binding clathrin assembly protein lap isoform X12 — its product is MAGQTINDRLLAARHSIAGQGLAKAVCKATTEEMIGPKKKHLEYLVRCTNEPNVSIPQLANLLIERSQNTNWTVVFKALITVHHMLCYGNERFTQYLASSNSTFQLSNFLDKSGVQAGARIGYDMSPFIRRYAKYLNEKALSYRTVAFDFCKVKRGKDDRTLRTMNAEKLLKTLPVLQSQLDALLEFDCTANDLTNGVINMAFMLLFRDLIRLFACYNDGIINLLEKYFDMNKKQCREALDLYKKFLIRMDRVGEFLKVAENVGIDKGDIPDLTKAPSSLLDALEQHLASLEGKKGSAANTPTQSASNRTNVKSGVSALSSTSTAFGTAASNNRLDHAGNGHIDEALRQQALAEEEAAMNQYKAKVQSPSSGPSTNPFLSSPTNNANQPIVDLFSSPSTTTTAESQPQKASDDLLQLAGNPFADMFGAPQPATASTAQTQNNMWMTNGNGFAAVPPANNNFVTDNSFSSVFGNQDSKSAGAPGTAGSVPNPFMSDFPSLGSQSTQSNAAAFGLFEQSAANVAANVSGGDGQQQGQIGGDLFSAGGQADLFGGDSAVLRTAEGVAGDAAVEAASSVTLTSGKSTATPPPRPPPPATAMNGTPRPTSPTMSGAAAGKLSTGTSSTTAAAPSKSAFDDLNDSIRMALGGSPSRPAPISQQLPTAAQQAQQPMQQGFGMFDMAANMAATGQPVMPGGPMVGYGIPTQVPAGYGSPAKQPTSGFDSLGMMLMPTTVAGDNNISAAGQQQNATSTGKVLTGDLDSSLASLAQNLTINKSAQQQVKGMQWNSPKNAAKTGGPAGGWTPQPMAATTGAGYRPMEF
- the Lap gene encoding phosphatidylinositol-binding clathrin assembly protein lap isoform X5 yields the protein MAGQTINDRLLAARHSIAGQGLAKAVCKATTEEMIGPKKKHLEYLVRCTNEPNVSIPQLANLLIERSQNTNWTVVFKALITVHHMLCYGNERFTQYLASSNSTFQLSNFLDKSGVQAGARIGYDMSPFIRRYAKYLNEKALSYRTVAFDFCKVKRGKDDRTLRTMNAEKLLKTLPVLQSQLDALLEFDCTANDLTNGVINMAFMLLFRDLIRLFACYNDGIINLLEKYFDMNKKQCREALDLYKKFLIRMDRVGEFLKVAENVGIDKGDIPDLTKAPSSLLDALEQHLASLEGKKGSAANTPTQSASNRTNVKSGVSALSSTSTAFGTAASNNRLDHAGNGHIDEALRQQALAEEEAAMNQYKAKVQSPSSGPSTNPFLSSPTNNANQPIVDLFSSPSTTTTAESQPQKASDDLLQLAGNPFADMFGAPQPATASTAQTQNNMWMTNGNDNSFSSVFGNQDSKSAGAPGTAGSVPNPFMSDFPSLGSQSTQSNAAAFGLFEQSAANVAANVSGGDGQQQGQIGGDLFSAGGQADLFGGDSAVLRTAEGVAGDAAVEAASSVTLTSGKSTATPPPRPPPPATAMNGTPRPTSPTMSGAAAGKLSTGTSSTTAAAPSKSAFDDLNDSIRMALGGSPSRPAPISQQLPTAAQQAQQPMQQGFGMFDMAANMAATGQPVMPGGPMVGYGIPTQVPAGYGSPAKQPTSGFDSLGMMLMPTTVAGDNNISAAGQQQNATSTGKVLTGDLDSSLASLAQNLTINKSAQQQVKGMQWNSPKNAAKTGGPAGGWTPQPMAATTGAGYRPMGQGMTQLPSTAMGFPPHTAPLGMQGVPMGMQGMQGMRPMMSTMPGGPGGIMVSGGAASMMMPSTNPMMGANLQQQPQPQQQQQQSQAVQQPQNNQVQLDPFGAL
- the Lap gene encoding phosphatidylinositol-binding clathrin assembly protein lap isoform X7, with protein sequence MAGQTINDRLLAARHSIAGQGLAKAVCKATTEEMIGPKKKHLEYLVRCTNEPNVSIPQLANLLIERSQNTNWTVVFKALITVHHMLCYGNERFTQYLASSNSTFQLSNFLDKSGVQAGARIGYDMSPFIRRYAKYLNEKALSYRTVAFDFCKVKRGKDDRTLRTMNAEKLLKTLPVLQSQLDALLEFDCTANDLTNGVINMAFMLLFRDLIRLFACYNDGIINLLEKYFDMNKKQCREALDLYKKFLIRMDRVGEFLKVAENVGIDKGDIPDLTKAPSSLLDALEQHLASLEGKKGSAANTPTQSASTAFGTAASNNRLDHAGNGHIDEALRQQALAEEEAAMNQYKAKVQSPSSGPSTNPFLSSPTNNANQPIVDLFSSPSTTTTAESQPQKASDDLLQLAGNPFADMFGAPQPATASTAQTQNNMWMTNGNGFAAVPPANNNFVTDNSFSSVFGNQDSKSAGAPGTAGSVPNPFMSDFPSLGSQSTQSNAAAFGLFEQSAANVAANVSGGDGQQQGQIGGDLFSAGGQADLFGGDSAVLRTAEGVAGDAAVEAASSVTLTSGKSTATPPPRPPPPATAMNGTPRPTSPTMSGAAAGKLSTGTSSTTAAAPSKSAFDDLNDSIRMALGGSPSRPAPISQQLPTAAQQAQQPMQQGFGMFDMAANMAATGQPVMPGGPMVGYGIPTQVPAGYGSPAKQPTSGFDSLGMMLMPTTVAGDNNISAAGQQQNATSTGKVLTGDLDSSLASLAQNLTINKSAQQQVKGMQWNSPKNAAKTGGPAGGWTPQPMAATTGAGYRPMGQGMTQLPSTAMGFPPHTAPLGMQGVPMGMQGMQGMRPMMSTMPGGPGGIMVSGGAASMMMPSTNPMMGANLQQQPQPQQQQQQSQAVQQPQNNQVQLDPFGAL
- the Lap gene encoding phosphatidylinositol-binding clathrin assembly protein lap isoform X2, which codes for MAGQTINDRLLAARHSIAGQGLAKAVCKATTEEMIGPKKKHLEYLVRCTNEPNVSIPQLANLLIERSQNTNWTVVFKALITVHHMLCYGNERFTQYLASSNSTFQLSNFLDKSGVQGARIGYDMSPFIRRYAKYLNEKALSYRTVAFDFCKVKRGKDDRTLRTMNAEKLLKTLPVLQSQLDALLEFDCTANDLTNGVINMAFMLLFRDLIRLFACYNDGIINLLEKYFDMNKKQCREALDLYKKFLIRMDRVGEFLKVAENVGIDKGDIPDLTKAPSSLLDALEQHLASLEGKKGSAANTPTQSASNRTNVKSGVSALSSTSTAFGTAASNNRLDHAGNGHIDEALRQQALAEEEAAMNQYKAKVQSPSSGPSTNPFLSSPTNNANQPIVDLFSSPSTTTTAESQPQKASDDLLQLAGNPFADMFGAPQPATASTAQTQNNMWMTNGNGFAAVPPANNNFVTDNSFSSVFGNQDSKSAGAPGTAGSVPNPFMSDFPSLGSQSTQSNAAAFGLFEQSAANVAANVSGGDGQQQGQIGGDLFSAGGQADLFGGDSAVLRTAEGVAGDAAVEAASSVTLTSGKSTATPPPRPPPPATAMNGTPRPTSPTMSGAAAGKLSTGTSSTTAAAPSKSAFDDLNDSIRMALGGSPSRPAPISQQLPTAAQQAQQPMQQGFGMFDMAANMAATGQPVMPGGPMVGYGIPTQVPAGYGSPAKQPTSGFDSLGMMLMPTTVAGDNNISAAGQQQNATSTGKVLTGDLDSSLASLAQNLTINKSAQQQVKGMQWNSPKNAAKTGGPAGGWTPQPMAATTGAGYRPMGQGMTQLPSTAMGFPPHTAPLGMQGVPMGMQGMQGMRPMMSTMPGGPGGIMVSGGAASMMMPSTNPMMGANLQQQPQPQQQQQQSQAVQQPQNNQVQLDPFGAL